From a single Stomoxys calcitrans chromosome 4, idStoCalc2.1, whole genome shotgun sequence genomic region:
- the LOC106089087 gene encoding serine protease SP24D-like precursor (The RefSeq protein has 2 substitutions compared to this genomic sequence): protein MTKRVLLIFCVLYLALGHREGEAQRPRPQPRIVGGLTAFKGSFPYQVSVQLNGGHICGGSIISKDYVLTAAHCVYEGQSDELVPISQLYIRAGSIFSNFGGQRRGVSEIKAHPSYNYPIDDIALLKLAQPLKLNKEVAAIDLATEEPTSGSELTISGWGRLSEGGSMPRVLQHTTLLGLSNEDCRKTVPIPGHVICVLHGVRQGVCDGDSGGPAVLDKKLVGVANFVDGQCGTSGPDGYASVPYYRDWILKNSSD, encoded by the exons ATGACTAAACGAGTACTGTTAATATTCTGTGTCTTGTATTTGGCCTTAGGCCTTAGAGAAGGAGAAGCTCAAAGGCCTAGACCACAACCACGTATTGTGGGTGGCCTTACTGCCTTCAAAGGCTCATTTCCCTATCAGGTATCGGTGCAATTGAATGGAGGCCATATTTGTGGAGGCTCCATAATATCGAAGGATTATGTGTTGACAGCCGCCCATTGTGTCTACGAAGGGCAATCAGATGAACT GGTTCCCATTTCTCAACTCTACATACGAGCTGGTAGTATTTTCTCTAACTTTGGTGGTCAACGCAGGGGTGTTTCCGAAATAAAAGCCCATCCTAGCTACAATTATCCCATCGATGATATTGCTTTGTTGAAATTAGCCCAACCATTGAAATTGAACAAAGAGGTGGCAGCCATTGACTTGGCCACAGAGGAACCAACTTCAGGCTCTGAACTTACCATCTCCGGTTGGGGTCGCCTCAGCGAAGGTGGATCTATGCCCCGAGTTTTGCAACACACCACATTATTGGGTTTATCCAACGAGGATTGCCGCAAAACGGTACCCATACCCGGCCATGTGATATGTGTTCTGCATGGCGTCCGCCAAGGCATGTGTGATGGCGATTCTGGTGGTCCTGCAGTGCTTGATAAAAAATTGGTTGGTGTGGCCAACTTTGTTGATGGCCAATGTGGAACTTCGGGACCCGATGGATATGCCAGTGTTCCATACTATCGTGATTGGATTCTTAAGAATTCAAGTGATTAA